A part of Vibrio sp. B1FLJ16 genomic DNA contains:
- a CDS encoding MlaD family protein: protein MSDQNSSQTSYVPDIKKSKGISPLWLLPVLTLILAGWLVAKSIHDAGQRVQIYFSDAAGLVAGRTTIRYQGMEVGMVRDINLTEDLGSIYVDADIYPEATKLLNEKTRFWLVKPTASLSGISGLDALVSGNYISIQPGDSTELETVFHALDTVPTDLRVTQGLNIKLKSRDLGGVSIGSQIVYKKIPIGAVYSYQLDEDAKSITINANIQEQYRHIINDRSRFWNVSGFGASIGFNGVDVHLESMSALLGGAIAVDSPDDGEPVEENTKFRLYKDLKTAGRGIAVKIALPDDNNVSSEGAPIMYRGIEIGQITDLNLSEGREVILASAAIQPAFSDMLTTGTHFILEEAKVSLSGVKNIANLVRGNYLTIAPAEGKRSRQFTAIRKNVFDQQQQKSIAIRLTSDSSFGLDTGTSVLYKGIVVGSIIKVGLVEEGQKTQHEVYMDVLIDHQFKHLIKSNNRFYVTGSASAELTETGLSITVPPAKQLLTGSISFVSAGIASIQNEYQLYQSESLAELAQHNRRGSKTLTLFAAELPPVSKGSPLLYRNLPVGSVADFQLVDGGVVIKVTIENRYAHLLTSQTVFWNRSGIEIDASLAGVSVKTHPLKTIIQGGIAFDSVPGVENKIGQRWKLYEDQKTARKFGRVISLTTDGTQEVVKGMPISYQGVPVGEVTLVVPNFRRNLVEITARVLPEYVTDIAVEGSRFWLTEPEIGLSGVKNLSAIVSKSISVEPGKGKAAFDFKLEKGFDRVHGVTFTLQSEQRGSVQTGTPVLYRQMEVGQVTDVRLGEFADRIVTTIKLKPEYAYLVRQNSVFWNVSGVDINFGLTGANIKAGTIDSIVRGGIAFSTPEQSQLPPAANNGQTFFLYPQAEESWVQWRTPIPKP, encoded by the coding sequence ATGAGTGATCAGAATAGTTCTCAGACGTCATACGTGCCTGATATAAAGAAGAGCAAAGGCATATCTCCCCTATGGCTGCTTCCGGTTTTAACGCTGATTTTAGCCGGTTGGCTGGTGGCCAAATCTATTCATGACGCGGGTCAGCGAGTACAAATCTACTTTTCAGATGCTGCAGGCCTGGTAGCAGGACGAACTACCATCCGCTATCAGGGAATGGAAGTCGGTATGGTTCGCGACATCAATCTGACTGAGGATCTCGGCAGTATTTATGTAGATGCAGATATCTACCCTGAAGCGACCAAACTACTTAACGAAAAAACGCGTTTCTGGTTGGTGAAACCAACGGCGAGCCTCAGTGGCATTTCAGGCTTAGATGCGCTGGTTTCTGGTAACTATATTTCGATTCAGCCGGGCGACAGCACCGAACTAGAAACCGTTTTTCATGCTCTCGACACAGTACCTACCGATTTACGTGTAACCCAGGGTTTGAACATCAAGCTTAAAAGCCGTGATTTAGGCGGCGTATCCATTGGGTCACAAATTGTTTATAAAAAGATTCCGATTGGCGCAGTATACAGCTATCAACTGGATGAAGATGCCAAGTCGATAACGATCAATGCAAATATTCAAGAACAGTATCGTCACATTATTAACGACCGTAGCCGTTTCTGGAACGTGAGTGGATTTGGAGCAAGTATTGGTTTTAACGGTGTTGATGTTCATCTAGAAAGTATGAGTGCCCTACTGGGCGGCGCCATCGCAGTTGACTCACCGGACGATGGCGAGCCAGTTGAAGAAAATACCAAGTTCCGTTTATACAAAGACTTGAAAACGGCTGGTCGTGGTATCGCTGTTAAAATCGCCCTGCCAGACGACAACAACGTCAGTAGCGAAGGTGCTCCGATCATGTATCGAGGTATTGAAATTGGCCAGATAACTGATTTAAACCTTTCTGAAGGTCGTGAAGTCATTCTCGCTTCTGCCGCTATTCAGCCTGCTTTCAGTGACATGCTTACAACGGGGACACACTTTATTCTGGAGGAGGCAAAGGTGTCTCTTTCTGGGGTCAAAAACATCGCCAACCTGGTTCGGGGTAATTATCTCACGATCGCACCAGCAGAAGGTAAACGCTCTCGGCAGTTCACCGCCATTCGTAAAAATGTATTCGATCAACAACAACAAAAATCGATTGCAATTCGCCTTACTTCAGACAGTTCATTCGGATTAGATACAGGCACCAGTGTTCTATATAAAGGCATTGTTGTCGGCTCTATCATTAAAGTGGGATTAGTAGAGGAAGGTCAAAAGACGCAGCATGAAGTGTATATGGACGTTCTGATTGATCATCAATTCAAGCATCTTATTAAATCGAATAACCGATTCTACGTTACCGGCAGTGCTTCTGCTGAGTTAACCGAGACTGGATTGAGTATAACTGTACCACCTGCAAAGCAGCTGCTCACGGGATCGATAAGTTTCGTCAGTGCAGGTATTGCTAGTATCCAGAACGAGTACCAGCTATACCAGAGTGAATCATTGGCAGAGCTTGCACAGCACAATCGCAGAGGTTCAAAAACACTTACCTTATTTGCAGCTGAACTACCTCCGGTTTCAAAAGGTAGTCCTCTCCTTTACCGCAATCTTCCGGTCGGAAGCGTGGCGGATTTCCAACTGGTTGATGGTGGTGTGGTGATTAAGGTAACTATTGAAAATCGCTATGCGCACCTTTTAACGTCTCAGACAGTTTTCTGGAACCGTTCTGGTATAGAGATAGATGCGTCACTTGCAGGCGTAAGTGTTAAAACACACCCTCTTAAAACCATCATTCAAGGCGGCATTGCTTTTGACTCGGTGCCCGGCGTAGAGAATAAAATTGGTCAGCGCTGGAAGCTTTATGAAGATCAAAAAACAGCACGAAAATTTGGACGTGTTATTTCTCTGACGACAGATGGTACCCAAGAAGTTGTTAAAGGTATGCCTATCTCTTACCAAGGGGTACCAGTAGGTGAAGTAACACTTGTCGTACCGAACTTCAGACGTAACTTAGTCGAAATAACTGCACGTGTTTTACCAGAATACGTCACTGACATTGCAGTTGAAGGATCTCGCTTTTGGCTTACAGAGCCAGAAATTGGACTTAGTGGTGTAAAAAACCTGAGCGCTATAGTCTCCAAGTCCATCAGTGTTGAACCTGGTAAAGGAAAAGCAGCATTCGATTTTAAACTGGAGAAAGGCTTTGACCGCGTACACGGCGTAACCTTTACGCTGCAAAGTGAACAGCGTGGTTCTGTGCAGACCGGAACTCCGGTACTTTACCGGCAGATGGAAGTCGGTCAGGTTACTGATGTACGTTTAGGTGAGTTCGCCGACCGCATCGTAACGACAATAAAATTAAAGCCTGAATACGCCTATCTTGTCCGTCAAAACAGCGTTTTCTGGAACGTGTCTGGTGTCGATATCAACTTTGGCCTGACGGGGGCAAATATTAAAGCCGGTACTATTGATAGTATTGTCCGGGGTGGGATCGCTTTCTCAACACCAGAGCAATCACAGCTACCACCAGCGGCGAATAACGGGCAAACGTTCTTCCTCTACCCGCAAGCAGAGGAAAGTTGGGTACAGTGGCGCACACCTATTCCTAAGCCTTAA
- a CDS encoding paraquat-inducible protein A: MTSLSKHAMKPNRIRLCQGCELPVDIIELPKGRHAYCPRCGTQLYRSGQHSLSGNLAIAITCLLLFIPSHFFNFISIRLFGVMIPATLPSGMITLMEEGFVLLSLLILFCSSLAPLTVCLSVVTAHLSLYRRWFNGLRVSLWLIQHLKHWVMLDVFLVSIAVSCFKLQDYSDIFVGPGLIGLALLQIFTVLLVSRISVRRYWEIWQPETTYDFVHKDVHCHECHLSQPENESCQRCAHELYHRKPHSIQKTWAYLIAATIAIFPANLIPISILITNGQRLEDTIFSGVASLVNSGMYGIAAIIFIASIVVPVIKILGLAYIMLCIKFKRTVFRRQRMMVYFAVKWIGKWSVMDLFVISIMMTLIDRGQILDFTPGLGAVAFGIVVVFTMLAADSIDPRLIWDEVPKQSEKESMNE, encoded by the coding sequence ATGACCTCTCTGTCTAAACACGCCATGAAGCCTAACCGGATACGTTTGTGCCAGGGTTGTGAGTTGCCTGTCGACATCATAGAATTACCCAAAGGCAGACATGCTTACTGCCCTCGTTGTGGAACGCAATTATATCGTAGTGGTCAGCACTCTCTGTCTGGCAATTTAGCTATCGCGATCACATGTCTTCTCCTTTTTATTCCCTCTCACTTTTTTAACTTCATCAGTATCCGGCTTTTTGGCGTCATGATTCCGGCGACCTTACCATCGGGCATGATTACTCTAATGGAAGAAGGCTTCGTTCTACTTTCATTGCTGATTCTGTTTTGCAGCTCTTTAGCGCCCCTCACCGTTTGTCTGTCTGTTGTGACAGCGCATCTGTCACTTTATAGACGCTGGTTTAATGGGCTGCGTGTGTCCCTCTGGCTTATACAACACCTTAAACATTGGGTCATGCTGGATGTGTTTCTGGTAAGCATTGCGGTCTCCTGTTTCAAACTTCAGGACTACTCGGATATTTTCGTTGGCCCAGGCTTAATCGGTCTCGCTTTACTGCAAATCTTCACAGTATTGCTCGTATCCCGAATCAGCGTTCGTCGATATTGGGAAATTTGGCAACCTGAGACAACCTATGATTTTGTACACAAAGATGTCCATTGCCATGAATGCCACCTGTCCCAACCGGAAAATGAAAGCTGCCAACGATGCGCGCACGAACTCTATCATCGTAAGCCCCACTCTATTCAGAAAACCTGGGCTTATCTGATTGCAGCAACGATAGCGATTTTCCCTGCGAATCTTATCCCTATCTCGATTTTAATTACTAACGGTCAGCGTCTGGAAGACACTATATTTTCCGGCGTTGCTTCTTTGGTTAACAGCGGTATGTACGGTATCGCCGCGATTATTTTTATCGCCAGTATTGTCGTACCTGTAATCAAAATTTTAGGCCTCGCCTACATCATGTTGTGTATCAAATTCAAACGTACCGTATTTAGGAGACAGCGAATGATGGTTTACTTCGCGGTAAAGTGGATCGGTAAATGGTCTGTAATGGACCTGTTTGTTATTTCTATCATGATGACCTTAATAGATCGTGGTCAGATACTTGATTTTACACCAGGGCTTGGCGCAGTAGCTTTCGGAATTGTCGTTGTGTTTACAATGCTTGCAGCAGACAGTATCGACCCTAGGCTTATCTGGGATGAAGTCCCAAAACAATCAGAAAAAGAGTCCATGAATGAGTGA
- a CDS encoding ABC transporter ATP-binding protein produces MIQKDDTISRSWLIKQVKKHKSKLILANLIAVLATLISVPIPLLMPLMVDEVLLDQPASGLAAMNAVLPETWQTPIGYIFFTLFLVVLMRAVSQALNIVQSRQFTLVSKTITFDMRSRMIDKLGRISIRQYETKGSGGINAHLITDIETIDQFIGSTLAKFVISLLTVIGTAIVLLWLDWRLGLFILLVNPIVLYFSRKLGSKVKNLKRRENHSFEVFQNRLVETLDGIYQLRAANKEREFLSQLKSSANQVRIDADKYAWQSEAVGRISFLLFLTGFELFRAVAMLMVLFSDLTIGQIFAVFGYLWFMLSPVQELLGIQFSWYSAKAALKRINDLLQVEEEHRPPSKVNPFTDDREVDVKIENVNFSYNNENKVLDNLSLHIPAGKKVALVGASGGGKSTLIQLLIGVYRQNSGSIRFNDELTEDISFDVIRDKIAVVLQQPILFNDTLRHNLTLGGDFDEISLWRALEIAQLQDVISQLNHGLETQIGRNGIRLSGGQRQRLAIARMVLSNPQFVILDEATSALDTATEAALHKALTEFLRGRTTLIVAHRLSAVKQADLIYVLEDGKVTQTGTHGELVEQEGLYQTLYGGVQSHA; encoded by the coding sequence ATGATTCAGAAAGATGACACTATTAGCCGTTCTTGGTTGATAAAACAAGTAAAAAAGCACAAGTCCAAGCTGATTTTAGCCAACTTGATAGCTGTTTTAGCAACCTTGATTAGTGTTCCAATTCCTCTTCTTATGCCATTAATGGTGGATGAAGTCTTATTGGATCAACCGGCCTCAGGCCTAGCCGCAATGAATGCCGTGCTTCCAGAGACATGGCAGACTCCGATCGGCTATATTTTCTTCACACTTTTCTTGGTTGTACTCATGCGAGCAGTCAGCCAAGCACTTAACATTGTTCAGAGCCGACAATTCACTCTGGTATCGAAGACGATTACCTTCGATATGCGTAGTAGAATGATCGATAAGTTGGGTCGAATCAGCATCCGTCAATACGAAACTAAAGGTAGTGGTGGGATCAACGCACACCTTATTACTGACATCGAAACCATTGACCAATTTATCGGCTCAACACTTGCTAAATTTGTCATTAGTTTACTGACTGTGATAGGAACTGCAATTGTTCTACTTTGGCTTGACTGGCGTTTGGGTCTGTTTATTTTGCTGGTAAATCCTATCGTCCTCTATTTTTCACGTAAACTTGGCAGCAAAGTCAAAAACCTTAAACGTAGAGAGAACCACTCTTTTGAGGTTTTTCAAAACCGGTTGGTTGAGACGCTGGACGGTATCTATCAGCTACGTGCTGCAAATAAAGAGCGCGAGTTCTTAAGCCAGCTGAAAAGCAGCGCGAATCAGGTTCGTATCGATGCCGACAAATACGCTTGGCAATCTGAAGCGGTGGGACGTATTTCCTTCTTACTCTTTTTGACTGGCTTTGAACTTTTCCGTGCCGTCGCAATGCTGATGGTGCTATTCAGTGACCTGACTATTGGACAGATCTTTGCCGTATTCGGCTACCTTTGGTTTATGTTGTCTCCTGTTCAGGAATTACTTGGTATCCAGTTCTCTTGGTACAGTGCAAAAGCAGCCTTAAAACGAATTAATGATCTCCTACAGGTAGAAGAAGAACACAGGCCACCATCGAAAGTGAATCCTTTTACTGATGACAGAGAGGTGGACGTTAAAATAGAAAACGTTAATTTCTCTTACAACAATGAAAATAAGGTTCTGGATAACCTCTCATTGCATATTCCAGCGGGTAAAAAAGTCGCTCTGGTCGGTGCCAGTGGCGGTGGTAAATCTACGTTGATTCAACTCTTGATAGGTGTTTACCGTCAAAACTCAGGTAGCATACGTTTCAATGATGAGTTAACGGAAGATATCAGCTTCGATGTAATCCGAGATAAAATTGCCGTTGTTTTACAACAGCCTATACTATTCAACGATACCTTAAGGCATAATCTGACTCTCGGCGGCGATTTTGATGAGATTTCTTTATGGCGAGCGCTTGAAATCGCTCAGCTACAAGATGTTATCTCTCAGCTTAACCACGGGTTAGAAACACAGATTGGCCGCAATGGTATCCGATTGTCTGGCGGCCAACGCCAACGCCTCGCAATTGCGAGGATGGTATTGAGTAATCCTCAGTTTGTTATTTTGGATGAAGCGACGTCAGCGTTAGATACCGCTACAGAAGCGGCTTTGCATAAGGCCTTAACAGAATTCTTACGCGGGCGTACAACTTTAATCGTCGCACATAGACTGTCTGCGGTTAAACAAGCGGATTTAATCTACGTACTCGAAGATGGAAAAGTCACACAAACCGGAACTCATGGTGAGTTAGTTGAGCAGGAAGGCTTATATCAAACCTTGTATGGGGGCGTTCAGTCCCACGCTTAA
- a CDS encoding GAF domain-containing protein, whose amino-acid sequence MNIEQYQRLTKQAAALIESEPDFIANLANLSSLLFMELEDLNWAGFYLTKGDELVLGPFQGKPACVRIPMGRGVCGTAAKTNTTLRVYDVHEFEGHIACDAASNSEIVIPFSINGEVAGVLDIDSPSIGRFNEIDEEGLTHFMSEVEKLLNSHANNA is encoded by the coding sequence ATGAACATAGAACAATATCAAAGACTAACCAAACAAGCCGCTGCACTTATTGAATCAGAACCAGACTTTATTGCTAACTTGGCAAACCTGAGCTCGCTACTGTTTATGGAGCTAGAAGATCTTAACTGGGCTGGTTTTTACCTAACTAAAGGTGACGAACTGGTTCTTGGTCCATTCCAAGGGAAGCCTGCTTGTGTACGTATCCCAATGGGACGTGGTGTTTGTGGTACCGCAGCAAAAACTAATACCACACTAAGAGTATATGACGTTCATGAGTTTGAAGGTCATATTGCTTGTGATGCAGCAAGTAATTCAGAGATTGTGATTCCATTTTCAATTAATGGTGAAGTAGCAGGTGTACTCGATATTGATAGCCCAAGTATTGGCCGATTTAATGAAATAGATGAAGAAGGGCTGACTCATTTTATGTCTGAAGTAGAAAAGCTGCTTAATTCACACGCGAACAACGCATAA
- the proQ gene encoding RNA chaperone ProQ, with translation MTEKLKNSKEVIAYIAECFPKCFTLEGEAKPLKIGIFQDLAERLNEDEKVSKTQLRAALRQYTSSWRYLHGVKPGAVRVDLDGNPCGELEEEHVEHAKATLAESKAKVQARRKEQAHKAREEGKAKAKPAAKKPQQPRRTNKPKAQKQAQPVETRALNADEITVGNAVNVNMGKGNMAATIVEINKDDVRVQLANGLQMVVKAEHLRA, from the coding sequence ATGACTGAAAAGTTAAAAAACAGCAAAGAAGTTATTGCATATATTGCTGAATGTTTCCCTAAGTGCTTTACTTTAGAAGGTGAAGCAAAACCTCTGAAAATTGGTATTTTTCAAGATCTTGCGGAACGTCTAAATGAAGACGAAAAAGTAAGCAAAACTCAGCTTCGTGCAGCGTTAAGACAGTACACTTCATCATGGCGTTACCTACACGGTGTAAAACCAGGTGCGGTACGTGTTGATCTCGATGGCAACCCATGTGGTGAGCTGGAAGAAGAACACGTAGAACACGCTAAAGCGACGCTAGCAGAAAGCAAAGCGAAAGTTCAGGCTCGTCGTAAAGAACAAGCTCACAAAGCTCGAGAAGAGGGCAAGGCAAAAGCAAAACCTGCGGCTAAGAAGCCTCAACAGCCTCGTCGTACTAATAAACCAAAAGCACAAAAACAAGCTCAGCCTGTAGAAACACGCGCGTTAAATGCTGATGAAATTACAGTAGGTAACGCAGTTAACGTGAACATGGGCAAAGGAAACATGGCAGCGACCATTGTTGAAATCAATAAGGATGATGTACGTGTTCAACTTGCTAACGGCCTACAAATGGTTGTAAAAGCGGAGCACTTGCGCGCATAA
- the prc gene encoding carboxy terminal-processing peptidase produces the protein MNCRSKVTLIAASLWLAASAQALEAKLHKDDLPVLTPEVQHETASKRVTSRFTRSHYKHFSLDDNFSKAIFERYVEMLDYNRNIFTQADIDSFKSWSVELDDQLKAGNNQIAFDVYNLSMQKRFARFSYALTLLDKEITFDNDDEIELDRSEEAWPKNEAELNELWRKRVKYDALNLKLTGKEWPEIKEVLEKRYNNAMKRITQTNNEDAFQLYMNAFAREVDPHTSYLSPRNAEQFQSEMNLSLEGIGAVLQLTDDYTVIRSLVAGGPASKSKQLGEGDRIVGVGQDGEEIVDIIGWRLDDVVQLIKGPKGTKVNLQILPEGAGAKSYIVTIVRDKVRLEDRAVKSEVIEKDGKKIGVLEVPSFYVGLSKDTDKLLAEFKTKKVDGVIVDLRNNGGGALTEATALTGLFITEGPVVQVRDSYGRIKVNADTDGKSSYEGPLTVLINRYSASASEIFAAAMQDYNRAIILGENSFGKGTVQQHRSLNHIYDLFDNELGYVQYTIQKFYRIDGGSTQNRGVAPDIAYPTPIEASETGESVEDNALPWDSIDKANYELYPSNDSLVKTLTDLHNKRIAGEMEFRFINEDIEKYRKEKDNNLLSLNEKVRKDEQNSEDVLRLKRINERQVALGKKSFKTLDDVPKDYEAPDVYLDESVSIMIDMLKATNQS, from the coding sequence ATGAATTGCCGTTCAAAAGTGACCCTGATTGCTGCTAGCTTATGGCTAGCAGCATCAGCTCAGGCTCTTGAAGCCAAACTACATAAAGATGACTTGCCGGTGCTTACTCCTGAAGTTCAGCACGAAACGGCCAGCAAACGAGTTACCTCCCGATTTACTCGCTCTCATTATAAGCACTTCAGTCTGGATGATAATTTCTCCAAAGCGATCTTTGAGCGCTATGTAGAAATGCTTGATTACAATCGAAATATTTTCACTCAAGCGGATATCGACTCCTTCAAATCATGGTCAGTCGAACTTGATGATCAGCTTAAAGCTGGTAACAACCAGATTGCTTTTGATGTTTATAACCTATCTATGCAAAAACGTTTTGCACGTTTTTCTTACGCCTTAACCCTGCTCGATAAAGAAATCACGTTTGATAATGACGATGAGATTGAACTTGATCGTTCAGAGGAGGCATGGCCGAAAAATGAGGCTGAGCTTAATGAGTTATGGCGTAAACGTGTTAAATATGACGCGTTAAACTTAAAACTGACTGGCAAAGAGTGGCCAGAAATAAAAGAAGTTTTAGAGAAGCGTTATAACAATGCAATGAAGCGGATCACTCAAACCAATAACGAAGACGCATTCCAGCTTTATATGAATGCCTTCGCCAGAGAAGTTGATCCTCATACCAGTTATCTTTCTCCTCGTAACGCAGAACAGTTCCAGTCAGAAATGAATCTTTCATTGGAAGGTATCGGCGCCGTACTGCAGTTAACCGATGATTACACGGTGATTCGCTCATTAGTTGCTGGTGGCCCAGCATCTAAGAGTAAGCAGCTTGGTGAAGGTGATCGCATTGTTGGTGTTGGCCAAGATGGAGAAGAAATTGTCGACATCATTGGCTGGCGTCTCGACGATGTTGTGCAGCTAATCAAAGGTCCGAAAGGGACTAAGGTTAACCTGCAAATATTGCCAGAGGGTGCTGGAGCTAAGAGTTACATTGTCACAATTGTCCGAGACAAGGTTCGTTTAGAAGACCGAGCTGTAAAATCGGAAGTGATTGAAAAAGACGGCAAGAAAATTGGTGTATTGGAAGTGCCGAGTTTCTATGTTGGTCTGTCGAAAGATACCGATAAATTACTCGCTGAGTTTAAAACGAAGAAAGTCGATGGTGTCATCGTAGACTTACGTAATAACGGTGGTGGTGCATTAACAGAAGCCACTGCACTTACTGGTCTTTTCATTACTGAAGGACCAGTAGTTCAGGTCCGCGATAGTTATGGACGCATCAAAGTCAATGCCGATACCGATGGAAAGAGCAGTTATGAAGGCCCATTAACGGTGTTGATTAACCGCTATAGTGCATCGGCATCGGAAATCTTCGCTGCCGCAATGCAGGACTACAACCGCGCGATTATTCTTGGTGAGAACTCCTTTGGTAAAGGCACCGTTCAGCAGCATCGATCACTGAACCATATCTACGATCTTTTTGATAACGAGCTTGGCTATGTTCAATATACGATTCAGAAGTTTTACCGTATTGATGGTGGAAGTACGCAGAATCGTGGGGTAGCGCCTGATATCGCTTATCCAACGCCAATTGAAGCTTCGGAAACTGGTGAAAGTGTCGAGGATAACGCGCTGCCTTGGGATAGTATCGATAAAGCGAATTATGAGCTATACCCGAGTAACGACTCGTTAGTTAAGACCCTTACTGATCTTCATAACAAGCGTATCGCAGGTGAAATGGAGTTCCGATTCATCAACGAAGATATTGAGAAATATCGTAAAGAGAAAGATAACAACTTATTGTCTCTTAACGAAAAAGTACGTAAAGATGAACAAAATTCTGAAGATGTACTTCGTCTCAAGCGCATTAATGAGCGTCAGGTTGCTCTGGGCAAAAAGTCATTTAAGACATTAGATGATGTGCCTAAAGACTACGAAGCTCCAGATGTATATCTTGATGAATCTGTCTCAATTATGATTGATATGCTCAAAGCAACGAATCAGTCGTAA